Proteins found in one Xenopus laevis strain J_2021 chromosome 1L, Xenopus_laevis_v10.1, whole genome shotgun sequence genomic segment:
- the LOC121395090 gene encoding uncharacterized protein LOC121395090 — protein sequence MAAVCAQESGGSFRPVAYFSKVMPLPVQGMPACLRALAASAMAVELSQSVTIGHNTILHTSHQVTHLLKNITTQHMTSQRLSGYEVILLGTANLQIKYAINTQGPAAILHALLHLSDPTNAFILDPHDCVESIHYSTSPRLDLTDTPLSHATNVFVDGSCSRPSDDTYKAAYSVVQLPNIVLETKSIPVNSAQAAELIALTRACHLFANRPVNIFSDSRYAFGVVHDFGKIWQQRGYVTADGKSIAHPALIHNLLQAIQLPSEIAIIHCRAHTNRTDEISLGNALADQVAKTTASSATPTVIPMFLHTPPSCPDSQILQYLQTFATQTDLHFWEQQNLTLDQFGLYSIQGKVGIPENSLPLLISQAHGIGHRSSKLTLAEMQKHFIAKNLETALFYLC from the coding sequence ATGGCTGCGGTCTGTGCTCAAGAATCTGGGGGAAGTTTTCGTCCTGTGGCCTATTTTTCCAAAGTAATGCCGCTTCCGGTACAGGGGATGCCGGCGTGTCTCAGAGCTTTAGCAGCTAGTGCTATGGCTGTTGAACTGTCACAGTCTGTCACAATAGGCCACAATACTATTTTGCACACCTCACATCAGGTTACACACCTATTGAAGAACATTACCACCCAACACATGACCTCCCAAAGATTAAGTGGCTATGAAGTTATTCTATTAGGTACTGCAAATTTACAGATCAAATACGCAATCAACACTCAAGGGCCTGCTGCCATACTGCATGCTCTATTACATCTGTCTGACCCTACTAATGCTTTTATACTCGATCCTCATGACTGTGTTGAATCTATCCACTACTCTACCTCACCTCGACTCGATCTAACTGACACTCCTTTGTCACATGCTACTAACGTTTTTGTTGATGGTTCCTGCTCCAGGCCTTCCGATGACACCTACAAAGCAGCATATTCAGTTGTCCAACTCCCTAATATTGTACTCGAGACTAAGTCTATCCCTGTTAATTCTGCACAAGCAGCAGAACTTATAGCACTCACCAGGGCCTGTCACTTGTTTGCCAACCGCCCCGTTAATATATTCAGTGACAGTAGATACGCTTTTGGGGTAGTTCATGATTTTGGCAAAATTTGGCAACAAAGAGGTTATGTTACTGCAGATGGGAAATCCATCGCACACCCTGCCCTCATTCATAATCTTTTACAGGCCATCCAACTTCCTTCCGAAATTGCAATTATCCATTGCAGGGCACATACCAACAGAACTGACGAGATTTCCCTCGGTAATGCCCTAGCAGACCAGGTTGCCAAAACTACTGCATCCTCTGCCACTCCCACTGTCATCCCCATGTTTCTCCACACACCTCCGAGTTGTCCAGACAGTCAAATTCTACagtatttgcaaacatttgccaCTCAGACTGACCTGCATTTTTGGGAACAGCAAAATCTTACCCTTGACCAGTTTGGTCTTTATTCCATCCAAGGCAAAGTGGGTATCCCCGAAAACAGTCTACCCCTACTTATCTCTCAAGCTCACGGCATTGGACATAGGAGTTCTAAGCTCACTTTGGctgaaatgcaaaaacatttcatCGCAAAGAACCTTGAGACAGCATTGTTCTACCTTTGTTAA